In Aspergillus nidulans FGSC A4 chromosome II, the genomic stretch ATGCCAAAGTGTGAACCCTCCATATACCCCATAAGCTCTTGTGTCTCGCAGTCACTCAGAACCCTTGTTATTAGAGTCCCCGTTTCCTGGATCCTCGTTATCTGTGGCCATCCATGATTCTTCATCGCGGGTCACGATGGTGTACTGAGCATCAAAGGCATTGTCGATCGAGCCTGGGGGTCCATCCAGCATGACGAACCCGTAGGGATCAGTGCCCGGATCATCTTCTATATCATTCGGCCTGTTGtctttgttgttgttgccgaaACTGTCCTGAACTCCCAAGTGACGTCGTCATCAGCGTCGTCGTAATAGTGGCTCCAGAGGTGATTGGGCTCGACAGGCCATTCCTCATTGTATCGCGAGGGAGGATCACAGCAAAGCTTGAAATACGGACTCATCGTCTCCGGGATTTGGAATCCATAGCATTGGTTCGTTGTGTACATAGTATTATCATATATCCAGGAGGGCATCTGCGCAGTTGTGACTTGTAGTTAGTCTTTGGCACATTGTTCTGGATTGCAATCGTCGATAGACCAGGAGCAGTTCTCATAGTCATCTGGGTAGCTATTACCAGCATTCTTGACCAGCAACTCCAGAGATACATTCAATAAGATGCACTGTTCTTGGGACAACAGAACTCGCCTTAGTCGCCGGTCGACGTCATGCACTGGGCTCCATGCAGTGTCACACAGCCCTAATGATCTGTCAATGCCCAATGATCATGTTTCTGTACGTCTGGCTCAGCTTACCACCGGTGTCTTGATCAAAACGCCAAGCGATAGATACTTCATCGCTGCCGCATATACTTCCTATTGGGTTATCATCGCAGCCAGTCTGTGACACTTGTTCAGGATCCCAGTCCCATCACAGCAGAGCTAAGGGAGACTTGTCAGCATCATTGGCAACCACACAATATGTTAAATCCTTACACTGCGTGTTCCTGAAAAGCACTCGCCATTGCCCTTCGCATCAATGTATGTGTCGTAATTGAGCTCAAACTGCCATTCGCCGCAAACACGATCAGCCAAAGACTGACCGTTCAGGGGCTCCCACCCACTCAAAATTTTGTGGCATGGCTTTGGTTGGACAGCAGATATAACGCCACCAGTTCTCTGCGCACTCCCCGTGCATGGGAAAGTC encodes the following:
- a CDS encoding uncharacterized protein (transcript_id=CADANIAT00004118), with product MAHSPAQKNADFPMHGECAENWWRYICCPTKAMPQNFEPNDIEDDPGTDPYGFVMLDGPPGSIDNAFDAQYTIVTRDEESWMATDNEDPGNGDSNNKGSE